From Halichoerus grypus chromosome 6, mHalGry1.hap1.1, whole genome shotgun sequence, one genomic window encodes:
- the GPRC5B gene encoding G-protein coupled receptor family C group 5 member B, whose amino-acid sequence MKTHQVLAFLLLFVIASGASENASTSRGCGLDLLPQYVSLCDLDTIWGIVVEAVAGAGALITLLLMLILLVRLPFIKDKEKKDPVGLHFLFLLGTLGLFGLTFAFIIREDETICAVRRFLWGVLFALCFSCLLSQAWRVRRLVRHGKSPSGWQLVGVALCLMLVQVIIAIEWLVLTVLRDAKPACAYEPMDFVMALIYDMVLLVAALGLALFTLCGKFKKWKQNGACVLVTAFLSVLIWVAWMTMYLFGNAELRQGDAWGDPTLAITLVASGWVFVIFHAIPEIHCTILPAPQENTPNYFDTSQPRMRETAFEEDVPLPRTYMENKAFSMDEHNAALRTAGFRNGSLGNRPSAPFRSNVYQPTEMAVVLNGGTIPTAPPSYTGRHLW is encoded by the exons ATGAAAACCCACCAGGTGCTCGCCTTCCTCCTACTCTTCGTGATCGCCTCCGGGGCTTCTGAGAACGCCAGCACGTCCCGGGGCTGTGGACTGGATCTCCTCCCTCAGTACGTGTCCCTCTGCGACCTGGACACCATCTGGGGCATCGTGGTGGAGGCGGTGGCTGGGGCGGGCGCCCTGATCACGCTGCTCCTGATGCTCATCCTGCTGGTGCGGCTGCCATTTATCAAGGACAAGGAGAAGAAGGACCCCGTGGGcctccacttcctcttcctcctggggaCCCTGGGCCTGTTCGGGCTGACGTTCGCCTTCATCATCCGGGAAGACGAGACTATCTGCGCGGTCCGCCGGTTCCTCTGGGGCGTCCTCTTCGCGCTCTGCTTCTCCTGCCTGCTGAGCCAGGCCTGGCGTGTGCGGAGGCTGGTGCGCCACGGCAAGAGCCCCTCCGGCTGGCAGCTGGTGGGCGTGGCGCTGTGCCTGATGCTTGTGCAGGTCATCATCGCCATCGAGTGGCTGGTGCTGACCGTGCTGCGCGATGCCAAGCCGGCCTGCGCCTACGAGCCCATGGACTTCGTAATGGCCCTCATCTACGACATGGTACTGCTCGTGGCCGCCCTGGGGCTGGCGCTCTTCACGCTGTGCGGCAAGTTCAAGAAGTGGAAGCAGAACGGGGCCTGCGTCCTGGTCACGGCATTCCTCTCCGTGCTCATCTGGGTGGCCTGGATGACCATGTATCTCTTTGGCAACGCCGAGCTGCGGCAGGGAGACGCCTGGGGCGACCCCACCTTGGCCATCACCCTGGTGGCCAGCGGCTGGGTCTTCGTCATCTTCCACGCCATCCCGGAGATCCACTGCACCATTCTGCCAGCCCCGCAGGAGAACACGCCCAACTACTTCGACACCTCGCAGCCCAGGATGCGGGAGACGGCGTTTGAGGAGGACGTGCCGCTGCCACGCACCTACATGGAGAACAAGGCCTTCTCGATGGACGAACACAATGCAG CTCTCCGAACAGCGGGATTTCGCAATGGCAGCTTGGGAAACAGACCGAGCGCTCCGTTTAGAAGCAATGTCTATCAGCCCACTGAGATGGCCGTTGTGCTCAATGGAGGGACT ATCCCAACTGCTCCGCCAAGTTACACTGGAAGACACCTCTGGTGA